A stretch of Rhododendron vialii isolate Sample 1 chromosome 4a, ASM3025357v1 DNA encodes these proteins:
- the LOC131323956 gene encoding cyclin-A3-3-like has translation MIIELGLRSTSIDSLRQDILDEGVCNELDDLLRCDEGVGNELDALLRCDEGVAILDDVKVDLKELSEILVFIKEAEVVNTLHGVKNNIEKDKHSRIVQWIIRICKGFLPATFFSCISLFDRTLVKGSITSSKLRLVAVTSLLIFGKFEEPKKLYVGHLLQLTNAEYTRKDVLKMEEQILKEVSWRLYSPTVHTFLRYNYIFSDKLTLEFGRQLSSQG, from the exons ATGATAATTGAATTGGGGTTGAGAAG CACTAGTATAGATTCGCTTCGGCAGGATATCCTTGACGAGGGTGTTTGCAATGAGTTAGATGACCTTCTTAGGTGTGACGAGGGTGTTGGCAATGAGTTAGATGCTCTCCTTCGGTGTGACGAGGGTGTTGCCATTCTCGATGACGTCAAGGTTGATTTAAAAGAACTCTCTGAAATATTAGTTTTCATCAAAGAG GCGGAGGTAGTTAACACCTTGCATGGGGTAAAGAATAACATAGAAAAGGACAAGCATAGTAGAATCGTCCAATGGATCATCAGGATTTGCAAGGGTTTTCTTCCAGCCACGTTCTTCTCTTGTATCTCTCTATTTGATCGTACCTTGGTGAAAGGCTCTATTACGAGCAGCAAGCTTAGGCTTGTTGCTGTGACATCTTTGTTGATTTTTGG AAAATTTGAGGAGCCCAAGAAGCTTTATGTTGGGCATCTGCTGCAATTGACAAATGCCGAATATACAAGGAAAGATGTGCTCAAAATGGAGGAACAAATCCTCAAGGAGGTCAGTTGGAGGCTGTACTCTCCTACGGTCCATACTTTCTTGAGGTACAATTATATATTTTCTGACAAACTGACTCTTGAATTTGGAAGACAACTTTCATCTCAGGGTTGA